The proteins below are encoded in one region of Pseudobacteroides sp.:
- a CDS encoding DUF3787 domain-containing protein → MDKELIKRANLRQPIEKHDTAAWANIEAVKSDSCVTIPSDIQVRNSKEHVDTNEK, encoded by the coding sequence ATGGACAAAGAACTTATAAAAAGAGCCAATTTGAGACAGCCCATAGAAAAACATGATACCGCTGCTTGGGCTAATATTGAGGCGGTTAAATCCGACTCTTGCGTAACTATTCCAAGCGATATACAGGTGCGTAATTCCAAAGAACATGTTGATACAAATGAGAAATAG
- a CDS encoding IMP dehydrogenase, whose protein sequence is MAFFYNEPSRTFNEYLLIPNLTRKDCIPENVNLKTPIAKFKKGEEPSLQMNIPIVSAIMQAVSDNNVAVALARCGGLSFIYGSQSIESQCSMVRRVKKYKAGFVLSDANITPDSSLREVLKIIERTGHSTIAVTHDGSPTGKLEGILTSRDYRLSRCSLDEKVKEFMTPFSQLIYGKDGISLKEANDIIWENKLNCLPIVDNKQNLVYLVFRKDYDSHKENPNELLDKNKSLMVGAGINTKDYKDRVPALVEAGVDILCIDSSDGYTEWQGETLKWIKETFNGEVKVGGGNVVDKEGFLYLVESGADFVKVGIGGGSICITREQKGIGRGQATSLIEVAAARDEYFQKTGIYVPLCSDGGIVHDYHITLSLAMGADFVMMGRYFARFDESPTQKLMVGNNYVKEYWGEGSKRARNWERYDLGGSQKLSFEEGVDSYVPYAGKLKDNLDITLHKIKSTMCNCGSTSIEEFQRTARLTLVSSTSIIEGGAHDVILKEQNMFVNG, encoded by the coding sequence ATGGCTTTTTTCTATAATGAGCCTTCAAGAACCTTTAATGAATATCTTCTCATACCTAATCTAACAAGAAAAGATTGCATACCTGAAAATGTTAACCTGAAGACTCCAATAGCAAAATTTAAAAAAGGTGAAGAACCAAGCCTCCAGATGAACATACCGATAGTATCTGCAATAATGCAGGCGGTATCTGATAATAATGTTGCAGTAGCTTTGGCAAGATGCGGAGGACTTTCGTTTATTTATGGCTCACAGTCAATAGAATCACAGTGCAGTATGGTAAGAAGAGTAAAAAAATACAAAGCGGGTTTTGTTTTAAGCGATGCCAATATTACCCCTGATAGTTCCTTGAGGGAAGTTCTTAAAATAATAGAAAGAACAGGGCACTCTACTATTGCTGTTACACATGACGGATCTCCAACTGGAAAGCTCGAAGGGATTCTGACAAGCAGGGATTACCGATTAAGCAGATGCAGCCTTGATGAAAAGGTTAAAGAATTTATGACACCGTTTTCACAGTTGATATATGGAAAAGACGGTATCAGCCTTAAAGAAGCAAATGATATCATATGGGAAAACAAACTGAATTGTCTTCCAATAGTTGATAATAAGCAAAACCTGGTATACCTGGTTTTCAGGAAGGATTACGATTCACATAAGGAAAACCCCAATGAGCTTTTGGACAAGAATAAAAGCTTGATGGTAGGAGCAGGAATAAATACAAAGGACTATAAAGACAGGGTTCCGGCACTGGTAGAAGCGGGCGTGGATATCCTTTGTATAGATTCATCGGATGGATATACCGAATGGCAGGGTGAAACTTTAAAATGGATTAAGGAAACCTTCAACGGAGAAGTTAAAGTTGGAGGAGGAAATGTTGTAGATAAGGAAGGATTTTTGTACCTGGTCGAATCCGGTGCCGATTTTGTTAAGGTTGGTATTGGAGGCGGTTCTATTTGTATTACGAGAGAACAAAAAGGTATTGGAAGAGGACAGGCTACTTCTCTTATTGAGGTTGCCGCAGCAAGGGATGAGTACTTCCAAAAAACAGGTATTTATGTTCCGTTGTGCTCTGACGGAGGTATTGTTCATGATTATCATATTACATTGTCTCTGGCAATGGGGGCAGACTTTGTCATGATGGGAAGATACTTTGCAAGATTTGATGAAAGCCCTACACAAAAGCTTATGGTAGGTAACAATTATGTCAAAGAGTACTGGGGTGAAGGTTCAAAACGTGCACGCAACTGGGAAAGATATGATCTTGGAGGCAGCCAGAAGCTTTCGTTTGAAGAGGGTGTTGACTCCTATGTTCCTTATGCTGGAAAACTGAAGGACAATCTTGACATAACCCTTCACAAGATAAAATCTACAATGTGCAACTGCGGATCAACTTCAATTGAAGAGTTCCAGAGGACTGCAAGGCTCACACTAGTATCTTCTACAAGTATAATTGAGGGCGGTGCCCATGATGTTATTCTTAAGGAGCAAAACATGTTTGTCAATGGGTAA
- a CDS encoding cytochrome b5 domain-containing protein, which produces MKRVNINMMIVSSLLVFMLALSGCGSAPEEKNDPEAYKETVLNDETFTPNGESDLRSFTEEELMKYDGKNGNPAYIVVDGKVYDVTNAPNWNTGGHNGVSAGRDLTKEMKNAPHGLSKLELVKVVGVLK; this is translated from the coding sequence ATGAAAAGAGTAAATATCAACATGATGATTGTTTCAAGCCTTTTGGTTTTTATGCTTGCTTTATCAGGATGCGGCAGTGCCCCTGAGGAAAAAAACGATCCTGAGGCATATAAAGAAACCGTATTAAACGATGAAACCTTTACGCCAAATGGGGAAAGTGATCTTAGATCGTTTACAGAAGAGGAACTTATGAAGTATGACGGTAAAAATGGAAATCCTGCTTATATTGTAGTGGATGGAAAGGTGTATGATGTTACAAATGCACCGAACTGGAATACGGGAGGCCACAACGGGGTGAGTGCAGGCAGGGATTTGACGAAAGAGATGAAGAATGCCCCTCATGGGTTATCCAAACTCGAACTTGTCAAGGTAGTGGGGGTGCTGAAGTGA
- a CDS encoding Na-translocating system protein MpsC family protein — MIKRQIEARICDAVSKFETEVYGKGPKFIRTIVVQDLIIIRTGNAVSLAHRKIAESIDGIKQIKEFKVTQFEATKDYLKDLVVKIVRCDVISSHYETSTKTGENMIILAMRENIEEKLIVK, encoded by the coding sequence ATGATAAAAAGGCAGATAGAGGCAAGAATATGTGATGCGGTAAGTAAATTTGAAACTGAAGTATATGGGAAGGGACCAAAGTTTATAAGGACCATTGTCGTTCAAGATCTTATCATTATTCGTACGGGGAATGCTGTAAGCCTGGCACATCGTAAAATTGCCGAAAGTATTGATGGTATAAAGCAAATAAAGGAATTCAAAGTTACACAGTTTGAAGCTACAAAAGATTACCTAAAGGACCTTGTTGTAAAAATAGTTAGATGCGATGTTATTAGTTCACATTATGAGACAAGCACTAAGACTGGAGAAAACATGATTATACTCGCTATGAGAGAAAATATTGAAGAAAAACTTATTGTAAAATAA
- a CDS encoding chemotaxis protein CheW has product MAKRTTNDKMSDKFKNNFEKVKLGIQKKRELAENKMVEEIKHSYETQNIVDAWDIHNVQFLNFSINNTEYAIELKYVNEIVRYSGAIKIPKSKGCLEGIINLRDQIIPVVNVGYFLNEVEFTPNDNSRLIIITVNKILYGLLVNKVSQVLNIPSNSIKSFQQCGKVKNENLLMGIVNHNNSERITLLLNASKFGFVA; this is encoded by the coding sequence ATGGCTAAGAGAACTACCAATGATAAAATGAGTGATAAGTTTAAAAATAATTTCGAAAAAGTGAAATTGGGTATTCAGAAGAAAAGGGAACTTGCCGAAAATAAAATGGTGGAAGAGATAAAACACTCTTATGAAACTCAAAATATAGTTGATGCGTGGGACATACATAACGTCCAATTTTTAAACTTTAGCATAAATAATACAGAGTATGCAATAGAACTGAAGTATGTTAATGAAATCGTCAGGTATTCCGGTGCAATAAAAATACCCAAAAGCAAAGGGTGTCTTGAGGGCATTATAAACCTGAGAGACCAGATAATACCAGTTGTTAATGTAGGATATTTTCTTAACGAAGTGGAGTTTACTCCAAATGATAATTCCAGATTAATTATCATAACTGTAAATAAAATTTTGTATGGACTATTGGTTAATAAAGTATCTCAAGTATTGAATATCCCCTCAAATAGTATCAAGAGCTTTCAGCAATGCGGTAAAGTCAAAAATGAAAACTTACTGATGGGCATTGTTAATCATAATAATAGCGAGAGAATCACATTGTTGTTGAATGCAAGCAAATTTGGATTTGTAGCCTGA
- a CDS encoding methyl-accepting chemotaxis protein: MEKRLAKPAAASRASSVGEKCTETSVQNNDIEKKRELAKKQAQEKVKARTLAKQQQMAERIAVTTEQLASGIEESSNAARELSATMSQIATGANEASSAAEESRAAINQIDKASVVADKRAKESLQKVDDAQSLIKTTSNDIEQLIKGIKESADTNLESVKLVTDLEKQSDEIGNIVQAVVRIADQTNLLALNAAIEAARAGEHGRGFAVVADEVRNLAEISEKSARDIRELVNDIQNNVKVVVGDIESAGKSANEEVDKAKKVTSDLIKINEEVVVVQNGVIEVAQNAVDANKGAGEFLGIAEQVAAAAEQQSSAAEEIDKSLSEQNKAFEELNVAASELAQMAEELKVSTDAQKSSETLAAAAEELSANVEEANALSSQIMTAMTQISSGAATQGELTEKAASLADRLAVAAKQMSEIATESGEKVTELRKLLEDNKIAVDNLIDGITSAAQSSTVAAKNIKSLEETTRKIDKIVDAIVNVTIQTNMLAVNGSIEAARAGEFGRGFSVVAGDIRTLANESAENTDKIKDLVRGIQGQILRVSSDIELSSKTAFSEVEKAKKITVDLNKVEENMSVILAGVNEVGKGAGESMVALEQARKGVDQIAAAAQEASKASNEASNAASEQSRGMQELAEAIEEISSLADELQNM; encoded by the coding sequence ATGGAAAAAAGACTTGCAAAGCCTGCTGCTGCATCAAGAGCTTCATCAGTAGGAGAAAAGTGTACTGAAACTTCAGTACAAAATAATGATATTGAAAAGAAGAGAGAGTTGGCAAAAAAGCAGGCACAGGAGAAAGTAAAGGCCAGAACCCTTGCAAAACAACAGCAGATGGCGGAAAGAATTGCCGTAACTACAGAGCAGCTTGCATCAGGTATTGAAGAATCCAGTAATGCTGCAAGAGAGCTGAGTGCAACAATGAGCCAGATAGCAACAGGTGCAAATGAGGCATCATCAGCTGCTGAAGAATCAAGGGCCGCTATTAACCAGATTGATAAGGCTTCAGTGGTAGCTGACAAGAGGGCAAAGGAATCCCTCCAAAAAGTTGATGATGCTCAATCATTGATAAAAACAACATCAAACGATATTGAGCAGTTAATTAAAGGAATTAAGGAATCTGCAGATACCAACCTTGAGTCTGTGAAACTGGTTACCGATCTGGAAAAGCAGTCAGATGAGATTGGAAACATAGTACAAGCAGTAGTAAGGATTGCAGATCAAACAAACCTTCTTGCACTAAATGCAGCCATAGAAGCGGCAAGAGCAGGAGAACACGGGAGAGGGTTTGCTGTAGTTGCTGATGAGGTCAGGAATCTGGCTGAGATATCTGAAAAGTCTGCCAGAGACATAAGAGAACTTGTAAATGACATACAAAATAATGTCAAGGTTGTGGTTGGCGATATAGAATCAGCCGGCAAATCTGCAAATGAGGAAGTTGATAAGGCAAAAAAGGTAACGTCGGACCTTATAAAGATAAACGAGGAAGTAGTTGTAGTACAGAATGGCGTTATAGAGGTTGCACAGAATGCTGTTGATGCAAATAAGGGTGCTGGTGAGTTTTTGGGAATTGCAGAGCAGGTAGCTGCAGCAGCAGAACAGCAAAGCAGTGCAGCAGAAGAGATTGATAAGTCTCTTTCGGAGCAGAATAAGGCATTTGAGGAGCTGAATGTGGCAGCATCGGAGCTTGCTCAGATGGCTGAAGAACTTAAGGTATCCACCGATGCACAGAAATCTTCAGAGACTTTGGCAGCAGCTGCTGAAGAGCTATCAGCAAATGTTGAGGAAGCAAATGCATTATCCAGTCAGATAATGACTGCTATGACACAGATATCTTCAGGAGCAGCCACTCAAGGTGAGTTAACTGAAAAAGCAGCGTCACTAGCTGATAGGCTTGCCGTAGCAGCCAAGCAGATGAGTGAAATAGCAACAGAGTCAGGTGAAAAAGTCACTGAGCTTAGAAAGCTTTTAGAAGATAATAAAATAGCAGTTGATAACCTTATTGATGGTATAACATCTGCTGCACAGTCCAGTACCGTAGCAGCTAAGAACATCAAGAGCCTTGAGGAAACAACCAGAAAGATTGACAAAATTGTAGATGCTATTGTAAATGTCACTATTCAAACAAACATGCTTGCTGTAAACGGTTCAATAGAAGCTGCCCGTGCAGGAGAATTCGGAAGAGGATTCTCAGTAGTTGCAGGTGATATAAGAACACTGGCGAATGAGTCGGCAGAAAATACAGATAAGATCAAAGACCTTGTTAGAGGGATTCAGGGCCAGATCCTCCGGGTATCCTCGGATATTGAATTATCAAGCAAAACCGCATTTTCCGAAGTGGAAAAAGCAAAGAAGATTACTGTTGATTTAAACAAGGTAGAAGAAAATATGAGTGTCATTCTCGCAGGAGTAAATGAGGTAGGTAAGGGAGCTGGTGAATCAATGGTGGCACTTGAGCAGGCAAGGAAGGGTGTTGATCAGATTGCGGCAGCAGCACAGGAAGCTTCAAAGGCCTCTAATGAAGCTTCAAATGCAGCATCTGAGCAGTCAAGAGGTATGCAAGAGCTGGCAGAAGCCATAGAGGAAATATCAAGCTTGGCTGATGAATTACAAAACATGTAA
- a CDS encoding chemotaxis protein CheW, with protein MASQVNASSFTEIQLVTFHLGHEEFGANIMNVKEIVRVTDITKVPNAPSYIEGVCNLRGSVLPIIDGRSRLSMEKKEKDENSRVLVIDINGKATGMIVDKVSEVMRVNTSDVEPPPAAIKNIDTDYISGVVKLNSGKRLIMFLELIKILNMDDMEGLTEIIDNMPSASGSMESIAISAKEMIEEEQLVSFMIGKEEYALNIMQVKEIIRVPDIVKVPNCEHYIEGVVSIRNHLLPIVNLRRYFGMEDGDLTDHTRILIVDMGNTTSGVLVDKVTEVIRIPTSVIQPPPPVFYNSDGEQIKGIAKLNNGKRLLLLLEPTKLLSMDEISNIKGYQETSSEEEMKSIERQLMDEEQLVTFKLDNEEFAIKITDVQEINRMTEITKIPRAPYFIEGIVNLRGNIIPALDLRKLFSLSDQEKTDSTRVIIVDVEGKKTGIVVDAVSEVLRFEKSFIEAPPKILSSGIDTEYIEGVGKLDSGKRMILILSLRKVLNYNEKPNTIVEPEKKTETVKGKTKKSSV; from the coding sequence ATGGCTTCTCAGGTAAACGCATCAAGCTTTACGGAGATACAGCTGGTTACCTTTCATCTTGGACATGAGGAGTTTGGAGCAAATATAATGAATGTCAAAGAAATTGTCAGGGTAACAGACATAACAAAGGTTCCTAATGCTCCATCATACATAGAGGGTGTATGCAACTTAAGAGGAAGCGTCCTACCTATTATTGATGGCAGATCCAGGCTCAGTATGGAAAAGAAAGAGAAGGATGAAAACAGCAGGGTGCTTGTTATCGATATTAACGGCAAAGCTACAGGCATGATTGTTGACAAGGTATCTGAGGTGATGAGGGTTAATACCTCTGATGTAGAACCTCCGCCTGCAGCCATTAAAAATATTGATACCGATTATATCAGCGGTGTTGTGAAGCTAAACAGCGGAAAAAGACTTATTATGTTCTTAGAGCTGATAAAGATACTGAATATGGATGATATGGAAGGGTTGACTGAAATAATAGACAACATGCCGTCAGCTTCAGGCTCTATGGAATCAATAGCTATATCTGCCAAAGAAATGATAGAAGAGGAACAGCTTGTTTCCTTTATGATCGGGAAAGAAGAGTACGCATTAAATATAATGCAGGTTAAGGAAATCATAAGAGTGCCTGATATAGTAAAGGTACCAAACTGCGAGCATTATATTGAAGGAGTTGTATCAATAAGAAACCATCTTCTGCCCATCGTAAATCTAAGAAGGTATTTTGGAATGGAAGACGGTGATCTAACGGACCATACCAGAATTCTTATAGTTGATATGGGTAATACCACATCAGGTGTTCTGGTCGACAAGGTTACAGAGGTTATTAGGATTCCAACCAGTGTTATTCAACCGCCTCCACCTGTATTTTACAACTCCGACGGAGAGCAGATCAAGGGAATAGCCAAGCTGAATAATGGAAAAAGGCTGCTGCTTTTATTGGAACCTACAAAGCTTCTTTCAATGGATGAGATTAGCAACATAAAGGGTTATCAGGAAACATCCTCAGAAGAAGAGATGAAAAGTATTGAAAGGCAACTTATGGATGAGGAACAGTTGGTTACATTTAAACTAGATAATGAGGAATTTGCCATAAAAATAACCGATGTGCAGGAAATAAACAGGATGACGGAAATAACAAAGATACCCAGAGCACCGTATTTTATTGAGGGTATAGTGAATTTAAGGGGTAATATAATACCTGCACTGGATTTAAGAAAACTATTTAGCCTCTCAGATCAGGAAAAAACGGACTCTACCAGGGTCATTATAGTGGATGTGGAAGGTAAAAAAACAGGTATTGTAGTTGATGCGGTATCTGAGGTGCTAAGGTTTGAGAAAAGCTTTATTGAGGCTCCGCCTAAAATATTGTCAAGCGGCATAGACACTGAGTATATTGAGGGCGTCGGGAAGCTTGACAGCGGTAAAAGAATGATACTTATTCTAAGCCTTAGAAAGGTTCTTAATTATAATGAAAAACCTAATACAATTGTCGAGCCGGAAAAAAAGACTGAGACTGTAAAAGGAAAGACTAAGAAGTCATCAGTATAA